From the Lolium rigidum isolate FL_2022 chromosome 2, APGP_CSIRO_Lrig_0.1, whole genome shotgun sequence genome, one window contains:
- the LOC124686104 gene encoding uncharacterized protein LOC124686104 isoform X1 has protein sequence MGRFYTPYVQPRRGALVGDAVYFTVRRGNAIVKYDLGKDRLSMIDPPQHCLVHGIAVTAVENYTSLGFTCIQDSTLHTWSRKGDTEETAEWVQYRVIELEKTIPVTNPEDERSVVGFAEGVGVIFVCSGAGLFMIKLNSGQVKKVDEPGEYFSVLPYMSFYLPKTGNGGGHDATDLLHST, from the exons ATGGGACGCTTCTACACGCCCTATGTCCAGCCGAGGCGAGGCGCCCTCGTCGGAGATGCGGTCTACTTCACTGTTCGGCGGGGCAACGCAATCGTCAAGTATGACTTGGGAAAGGACCGCTTATCCATGATTGACCCGCCGCAACATTGCTTGGTGCACGGCATTGCTGTCACGGCAGTGGAGAACTACACTTCACTGGGCTTTACCTGCATTCAGGATTCCACCCTTCATACGTGGTCAAGGAAGGGGGATACAGAAGAAACTGCAGAATGGGTACAATACAGGGTCATCGAGCTGGAGAAAACAATACCTGTTACCAATCCTGAAGACGAACGATCCGTGGTCGGCTTTGCAGAGGGTGTGGGTGTCATCTTCGTTTGCTCAGGTGCTGGCTtattcatgatcaagctcaattcTGGGCAGGTTAAGAAGGTTGATGAGCCCGGAGAATACTTTAGCGTGCTGCCCTACATGAGCTTCTACCTTCCAA AAACAGGCAATGGTGGTGGACATGATGCTACTGATCTTCTGCACAGTACTTAA
- the LOC124686104 gene encoding uncharacterized protein LOC124686104 isoform X2, giving the protein MGRFYTPYVQPRRGALVGDAVYFTVRRGNAIVKYDLGKDRLSMIDPPQHCLVHGIAVTAVENYTSLGFTCIQDSTLHTWSRKGDTEETAEWVQYRVIELEKTIPVTNPEDERSVVGFAEGVGVIFVCSGAGLFMIKLNSGQVKKVDEPGEYFSVLPYMSFYLPSNGGGHDATDLLHST; this is encoded by the exons ATGGGACGCTTCTACACGCCCTATGTCCAGCCGAGGCGAGGCGCCCTCGTCGGAGATGCGGTCTACTTCACTGTTCGGCGGGGCAACGCAATCGTCAAGTATGACTTGGGAAAGGACCGCTTATCCATGATTGACCCGCCGCAACATTGCTTGGTGCACGGCATTGCTGTCACGGCAGTGGAGAACTACACTTCACTGGGCTTTACCTGCATTCAGGATTCCACCCTTCATACGTGGTCAAGGAAGGGGGATACAGAAGAAACTGCAGAATGGGTACAATACAGGGTCATCGAGCTGGAGAAAACAATACCTGTTACCAATCCTGAAGACGAACGATCCGTGGTCGGCTTTGCAGAGGGTGTGGGTGTCATCTTCGTTTGCTCAGGTGCTGGCTtattcatgatcaagctcaattcTGGGCAGGTTAAGAAGGTTGATGAGCCCGGAGAATACTTTAGCGTGCTGCCCTACATGAGCTTCTACCTTCCAA GCAATGGTGGTGGACATGATGCTACTGATCTTCTGCACAGTACTTAA